The DNA sequence GCACACTGCCGCcgcttctctttcttcttctgcgTGTCACGCTCATCTCAGGGTCGGTGAAGCGGAGGGGGGGCGGCACTTGGGCCTCGGGGGGGGATTTTGAGGTGCATTTCTGTACATCTCGTTGCTTCCCCGCAGTACTTTGCGGTGATTGTACGACAACGTGACAGCAGGAGATGGGCCCTGTTTTGTCAAGTCATGTTGGTGCGggccgtgtgtgcgtgtgtgtttgctgctctgttcattgttttcttctttttctccaaAGCGTACAAAAGCAACAGTCAGTGTCAGCGCGAAATATTCAAGCAAGTGCtaggaggcaaaaaaaaataaaaacaaaaaaaaccaaaagaacagctgaagtttatttgaacagggggggggggtgtcgccGTTTGCTATCCAAAGAAGACCATGGATCATCTAAAGTCGTCAATTTGTCCAGCTACATTTCACTTGAAATGAGTCAGGAAATCTTACTTTTTAGGCGACGAGTCTTATTGGAGGCGTAATCAGATAATTTTTTAATAGAAATATGACTCCGAACAGcaaggcaggtgtgctaaccacgaGGTCACCGTGCTGACTTGACTTTTGTTTGCTCTCGCCGAGGCTTTGGCGGCCTCCTACGCAGCGAGGCAACGGCGTCTGTGCAATATAGgtcactcgtgtgtgtgtgtgtgtgcgtgtctaaaTTGTCGTGGGTTGTGTTGCGCTGCTCAGACGATGGCGGAGTACAGCTCCCTGCTCAGCGAGCTGTCGGACAACATCACCAACGAGGACCTGGAGCAGCTCAAGTCGGCCTGCAAGGAGGACATCCCCGAGGAGCACAGCGACGCCATCACGTCCTGCAAGGACTGGTTCAACTACCTGGAGAAGAACGACAAGCTGGCCCACGgtgacgcacacgcacgcactcatagaaacagacacacacacatgaacacacacccACCTAGAAACAGACACACATGAACATGCACAAAGACAcaagagaaacacacacaccgagacacagacgcacgcacacagacatgAACACACgtctacacacacatgcacaaagacacgagaaacacacacgcacaaagacACAAGAgaaacacatacgcacacacctAGAATCAGACACAAATGCACACTTAGACagaagcgcacacacacatgaatacacatctacacgcagacacacgcacaaagACAAGAGaaacagacacatacacacggacacacatgaacacacacgaacacacacttacacacacacaaagacacaggctcatacacacatgaacacatctacacacacacacacacctagaaacaaacacacatgaacacacacacattcacaaagaCAAGcgaaacacacacacctaaaaacagacacaaatgcacacctacacacagacacacacacacctaaaaacagacacaaatgcacacctacacacagacacacacacacacacctagaaacagacacacaaacgcacacaaagaCAAGAGAAACACACACctaaaaacagacacacaaatgcacaccttgacacagacacacacacatgaacagacTCACAGACACGCAAAgatacacacaaacgcacaaacACCCATgcagagacacacacatacagagatACACGTActcatagacacacacacaaagacatccATGTACAGAGAAACACTCACAGcaacacacaaagaaacacacTCACCGAATAACGGCATGTAcccccctcgccccccccccccccccccccccccagacaaCCTGTCGTACATGGAGCACATCTTTGAGATTTCGCGGCGTCCCGACCTTCTGACCCGTGTGATCGAGTATCGCACCACCGTGCTGAAGATCGACGAGGACGACGAGATCGACACCAAGCTCACGCGCATCCCCTCGGCCAAGAAGTACAAAGGTTCCATACGTTCACGACATACCCACTTTCTTCATCCCCAGGGAAATTCCCATAAGTTGGATTGATAAATAAGaagaataaattaaaagcaaaaaccaaaacatatgCTCAAAgcaaagacaacattttttttttacaaataaagacAAGAAAATATGCGGGCCAGGGGATTTAGTGGTTCACCATTAACACATactaccaaatattttttttggggggggggcgggccTAGCATCACCGCTGCCCCTCATATAATAATAGTCTACATTATAAAAGCAtccagtaatgacataattaaatagacttTAGCACATTAAACTGCTTGTGCATGATGATTTAAAGCTGTAATCCAATTCAGTATGCTTCTCCTTCTAGTGTTCCCactttggccaccaggaggcagtataatactgtacagttGTGCAGAcaccaatggaaaaaaaatggatttcttCTATTACTCATTGAAGTCGCCGAgatattaccgtaatttctcgtgcattttttttttcccgccacGAAATTGTACAAAAGTCAATAGtgggcattatacatgggtataggagaaaatgaaaaagactttcccattttataaatgtatgccgccatcttgaggttatgaaaaagctgtacgctttcatttcaatgtgcCACCGCCCCCTTaggggttatgaaaaagttgtacactttcattctagtatgccaccaaGAGGTTATGACAAAGGtggagcctacactttcattccaatatgacaggggtacatacatgtatgtacaattgtgctaaTAAGTTTACCTACCCAggccagaatttgtgaaatattgtttttgttttttttcaaatatgataTATGTTGAATATATTAACatcaaccatcattaatttctttttggttatgttttcttgaatggtaatgcttttctgaaattatggacagtttaatttcaatcccattgaaataaaatgaaatgtgtttcgcctggtccttcatgttttctttaaagaattgtacacatcttacaaattctgcctgggtaatcaaacatatgagcacaactgtgtgttttctcatttactaaataatagTAGGgatgtttcaattttttttcaatttcaaaataagagtaagtaaataaaaaggtagtatgtgttcaaataaagtgcttcagaataatgatttggggggaaaaaacgaacaaaatacagataatgcttcatgttttgatcatgggTAGAAGCAatatcatgcattgtaaaaatgcgttatacatgggtagaagggttttccagaattttggtcaaatttgggggtgcgtattatacatgggtgcacattatacatgaaaaATTATGGTAGTAATTGTTTTATTCTTGTCGCCGCAGACATCATCCGCCAGCCATCCGAAGACGAGATCATCAAGTTGGCCCCGCCGCCCAAAAAGGCGTGAAGCCGCCGACTAGTCACCGCTCTAGTCAACCCGCCGACCGACACGAGGcccttaacacacacacgcgcacacacacattcacatgcacGCACGTAACCAAACTGACAACATGAAGCTTATATTTGTACTCTCCTGTCATGGATTCCATTGTTAACGTTAGTACAGTTCTGCTCCGCGTTTGGATGTTTTCGTTTTTTTGGAGAGACGCAAACTAACTTTACTGCACTAAGTACGTACATCGGTCTTGTCAAAAGAATTGAAAGCCTAAACTGACACTGTGTCctcgcatttaaaaaaaaataaaataaaaaaaaaaaaaaaaaaatagttttactgtCTAACATGCTCCCTTTTGCTACGTTTTCCTCTCAtctgttgttgtcgtcgttttGGCCAGTTAGCGAGTCGTAGTTAGCGCTTACCACAGCTGGAAATGTCCACAAAGTCTCTTTACAATTCCAAAAATGGCTTGGAAAGCAATTCGCTTGTTCTATGCACTGCATCGCATATGTATTTAAAAGTCACACTTTTCTCACAATTGCCCAAatttccccacacacacaaacacaaacaaaaaacagctcatTCGGGACATCTTGGGAATTCAAGCACATTACTCCAATTCCCACATTTGTCATGATTCCATTTTTAATGACaacatacacaaataaatgCAGATGTTTCAAACCATTCCGTTCAGCAGCTTATTCATTCGCCAAAATtctacattttcaaatatttcacaTATTGACCACATTCCCGCATTTTTCTGCACTGTGCATTCTTCATGACCAAAATCCCACAATGACGGACATATTCCaaatttctgctttttttttttttttttttttttttttttttttttttcccgggcTCACATTTAACATTTGATTCCGTTTGCATGAATTCATCTCGCAATTTCTAGAGGAATTTAACTTTCTCGTTTTGTAGTTATTTCCCAAAATTTCGTCTAACCATTTGCTTTTGTACTAAACGAATTGTAAAGAGACTTTATCGAGAGGACTCAAACTTGCAAACGCCACTTCACTTCGCTTTGCCGCGGCCGATTTGCCATGTGTTTGCGGTCAAAGGTCAATGTCGTCGGTGCGCGTCAAGCGAGTTGGCCCCATCGCCGTTAGTAGTAACAAACATGCACTTTTGCCGGCGGCGCTTCCTCACTGGCGAAGGCGTTTCTCGGCATTCCCCTGTTGCGTTCCAGCATGATCGCAGGCTGTCGTTGctactttttttgttccttCTTTTTGAAAATTGGAACCTGAGCGAGTGTGATTTTATGACCGGCTGACTCCTTCTTTTTGTTATCCGTGCGCTCGTTCGTGCGCTCGGTGCCAATGTGCGCaagctgttttgctttttcgcGGTGGCGGCCTCGCAGCTTCCCGCTCGGTCGCCATGgtaactgtgagccagacgtcAATAAGGCACATAGCAGAACAACATATCAAAGACAAAATGATGTCCAATATTGATTTCCATCGCAAGTACATATCAAGttaggaacaaaacaaaacagagaggCAGATATTTAGTGAAGTCATTTGTGCTTAAagactgtttgtttttcattttcttgaatatgtaaatatgtattttcaatATAAACTACTGCGTTCATTTGTTatgattaatttatttccagccaatatattgttgtttttacctGCGTGCCCTGATGTTTGACTAACTGGCAGTGCTGTGACAAGACATTTTCTTTCCCGAACGTTGACAAAAGTGTATTAATGTAAGCGTGTCGGTACAGCGTTGGCGCACCGTGGGTTCCGAACgaagagcgagagaaagagaaagtgaGCGTCCGTGCTTCAGGAGTTTGCATGAAGCCATTAAAGTCGTTGAGGGAAGTCATTccggattgttttgttttttttgttgttgttggtttttttcccccaacaaagTGTTTTATTCCGCCGAGTGTGAagttgctgcttgttgtcatgatttcaagtcaaaatgtaataatgCCATTTTGTCATTGTGCTAAAATGaatatacatattatatttaaatatatttgctaACCTACATTGCGTTGCCTGTGCCTTTATTTCGCGGTGTTCTTTaagaactttgtttttaaacatttataagGTACAATTTTGATTGAACGTTTATGTgcagtatatttaattgaagcattattaaagtaatttttttttattttcctatatttaagtgcagtgttaaatacttaaaaatatattaaatatttatatttgtaaagcACAATATAtcaatgtatgtaaaataagataaaaataaataaatcaaaatgataCAACTAAATCAACTAtaatgaataatttaaaaaaaatagttaaaaaatagaacaagtaaatgaataaaaaaaactaaaatatcgaGAAATATAATCAATTAAATGAGTATATGTGAAAGTTGTGCATTTTATTGTTGTGAGCAAAAAGAGTCATGAGTTAGTCGGCATTTGCTTACTCCGCACGGACTTTGGTGGCGTCCACGCGCTTTGCCGGAAGTCAGTGCCATCGTTCCAATATCTGGTTTTGTGTTCAGCTGTGGCCCAGCCGGTCTAGGTGAACTTCCTGATGAAGCGCAGTTTGAGGTAAGCGATGGCGAGGAAGCACACGGTCATGACCCCGAGGGCCACGTGGTTCTGCCAGAAGCCCCAAGCGGAGTATTCCACGCCCTGCTCCTCCAAGAAGTCCTGCCCCCTGCAACTGGGCACACAGCATGGCATTATGTCATCTCACGACTGAAAGAGCCACGTTATCTgaacaagtaataataatatcaagtcacaagtaagtgtTTTCGCTCATGTTAGCCAGCCACGTtagttgaataaataatatCAAGTCACAGGTCAGTGTTTAGttaaaactgattaataataataataataatgttagcCAGCCTCATTAGTTGAATAAATAACATCATGTCAGAGGTAAGTGttttagctaatgttagctagccacgttagttgaataaataataagTCACAGGCAAGTGTtttagctaatgttagccaGCTATGGTAGCTCAATAAATAACAATCAAGTCACAGGTAAGTGTtttagctaatgttagccaGCCTCGTTAGTTGACTAAATAATATCAAGTCACAGCTAAGTGTTTTAGATAAAActgatgaataataataataataatgttagcCAGCCTCATTAGTTGAATAAATATCATGTCAGAGGTAAGTGttttagctaatgttagctagccacgttagttgaataaataatatCATGTCACAGGTAAGTGTTTTAGCTAATGTGAGCCAGCCTCTTTAGTTGAATAAATAACATCATCAAGTCACAGGTAAGTGTTTTTATGTGCTTGATCAGAGAGGATTGGCGGTGACTCCAAACTGCACCACTACACTCTTGAAACAGTTGGAGCCAATATTTTGAAGATAACCAAGTTTGGAAATGAGCAATTGCACCACCAAgtggtgcgtgtgtgcgtgtgcgcccACGCTGATGAATCTGTTCAGTTGATTGGAACAGGTGCGCTTGTTACAAGGAAAAGTTTGGACAGGGAACTTTAGTTCATGCGCCTGTGGGCTAGTTTGTTTGATCTATGACAGCAGTTTTATGTTTGATGTTCGAGGAAAGACACTGAAGTCGTTTAAAAGTaagtcaaacaaatattttctttcaatgGGCACTCGTTGGCCTTGATTCGAATGGCCGTATTAGCTTTTCAGTACAGTATTTCACATTGCCTGGTgcaaaaattcccaaattaatgAAGAAATTTTACAAAGTGAACTAATCCTcccacatttcttgactgattcaaaccatttcaaCTTCGAAATTTGTCACCATACCACCATAAGTTTCCCATGAGAGTATTCCACAATTGAAGACATTTTAGTAATTCACatgaatttcaacaatt is a window from the Phycodurus eques isolate BA_2022a chromosome 23, UOR_Pequ_1.1, whole genome shotgun sequence genome containing:
- the LOC133397934 gene encoding astrocytic phosphoprotein PEA-15; protein product: MAEYSSLLSELSDNITNEDLEQLKSACKEDIPEEHSDAITSCKDWFNYLEKNDKLAHDNLSYMEHIFEISRRPDLLTRVIEYRTTVLKIDEDDEIDTKLTRIPSAKKYKDIIRQPSEDEIIKLAPPPKKA